The sequence ACAAGAACCTATTTTAAAAAGTGAGTGCACATATGATTGACTCCCGCCTTCCCCTGACTGACATTCATCGCCACCTTGACGGCAATATTCGTGCGCAAACTATTTTGGACTTGGGTCGCCAGTTCAATCTGTCACTTCCTGCTGATGAGTTAGAGGCTTTGCGCCCCCATGTCCAAATCATCCAAACTGAACCCGATTTAGTCAGTTTTCTGCAAAAATTAGATTGGGGCGTCGCCGTTTTAGGTTCTCTGGAAGCTTGCCGTCGAGTGGCTTATGAAAATGTCGAAGATGCTGCCAACGCCGGTTTACATTATGTCGAGCTGCGCTTCTCTCCATTTTATATGGCGATGAAACACCAGTTACCTGTCGCCGGTGTTGTAGAGGCGGTCATTGACGGTATTCAATCTGGTTGCCGTGATTTTGATATTGATATTCGCCTCATCGGCATTCTCAGCCGAACTTTTGGTGAGCAAGCCTGCTTGCAAGAGTTGGATGGGTTACTGGCGCATCGGGATGGTATTACTGCGCTGGATTTAGCCGGTGATGAGCTGGGTTTCCCCGGTGGTTTATTCCGCAGCCACTTTAACCGCGCGCGGGATGCTGGTTTGCGAATTACCGTCCATGCTGGCGAGGCCGCAGGCCCCGAAAGTATCTGGCAGGCTATCCGTGAGTTAGGTGCAGAACGCATTGGCCACGGTGTTAAAGCCATAGAAGATATTAAGCTGATGGATTATTTAGCTGAGCACAACATTGGTATTGAATCTTGTCTGACATCTAATATCCAGACCAGCACCGTCGCATCGCTGGCCACGCATCCCCTCGCCACTTTCTTGCGCCATGGCGTATTGGCATCAATCAATACGGATGATCCTGCGGTTCAAGGAATTGAAATTGCTAATGAATACCAGATAGCGGCGCCCGCGGCGGGCTTAACGGCACAAGAAATTCGTCAAGCACAGGAAAATGGCCTGACCATGGCATTTATCAGCGAACCAGAGAAACAGGCGCTACGCGATAAAATTCGCGGCTAAGCAGCCGGAGATAAAAGAGCGCGCATGACTAAAAAGTGCTGCGCGCTTGCTGGTGTGATGTTTGCAGGCATGATGTTTACTGGCGTGATTAAAGGAACGCGTCGACGGCTCACCCAAGGCATTTAAAACCAAGGGTGAATCCAACGGCGCGTTTCTCTTTCATTATTACGATGTTTCGCTTCTCTCCGCCGTGTGGGCTTCAGCACGCTCTCTGGCGACTCGTTTGGCGTAGCGCTGGGCTAATACCGCGCAAACCATCAATTGAACCTGATGGAATATCATCAATGGCAATACCATAACCCCCACTACAGAGGCAGGAAACAGCACATTGGCCATTGGAATCCCATTTGCCAGGCTTTTCTTCGAGCCGCAAAACACAATGGTAATTTCATCGGCGGTGTTAAAACCTAACCAGCGCGCAGCAAATATATTGACAACCAACACCACGGTCAGCAATACCATTGAGCAAACCAATATTGCCAGCAAAGACCAGCCATCGATTTGATGCCAAATCCCCTGCACCACCGCCTCACTGAAGGCGACATAAACCACCAATAAAATGGATGACCGGTCAGTAATATTAACCAGCTTTTTATGGCGCTCAACCCATTTGGCAATCAGTGGGCGTGATAAATGACCAACAATGAATGGCACCATCAATTGCATGACAATAGAACCAATAGCATGCAAAGTATCAGTGTCCCCTCCCTGTGTTTGCATCAACATGCCAACCAGAATCGGTGAGAGGAACACACCGAGAATACTGGACGCCGAGGCGCTGCATATCGCGGCGGCAACATTCCCCCCCGCCACCGAGGTGTAGGCGATAGCCGATTGAACCGTAGCGGGCAGCGCAC comes from Yersinia canariae and encodes:
- the add gene encoding adenosine deaminase produces the protein MIDSRLPLTDIHRHLDGNIRAQTILDLGRQFNLSLPADELEALRPHVQIIQTEPDLVSFLQKLDWGVAVLGSLEACRRVAYENVEDAANAGLHYVELRFSPFYMAMKHQLPVAGVVEAVIDGIQSGCRDFDIDIRLIGILSRTFGEQACLQELDGLLAHRDGITALDLAGDELGFPGGLFRSHFNRARDAGLRITVHAGEAAGPESIWQAIRELGAERIGHGVKAIEDIKLMDYLAEHNIGIESCLTSNIQTSTVASLATHPLATFLRHGVLASINTDDPAVQGIEIANEYQIAAPAAGLTAQEIRQAQENGLTMAFISEPEKQALRDKIRG
- a CDS encoding bile acid:sodium symporter family protein — translated: MSWLQRLRIDKFLLVLILVVIIASIFPCEGEVKVWFEHLTTAAIALLFFMHGAKLSRAAIVSGMGHWKLHLVVFLSTFALFPLLGLGMNVLVPGVLTPTLYLGFLYLCALPATVQSAIAYTSVAGGNVAAAICSASASSILGVFLSPILVGMLMQTQGGDTDTLHAIGSIVMQLMVPFIVGHLSRPLIAKWVERHKKLVNITDRSSILLVVYVAFSEAVVQGIWHQIDGWSLLAILVCSMVLLTVVLVVNIFAARWLGFNTADEITIVFCGSKKSLANGIPMANVLFPASVVGVMVLPLMIFHQVQLMVCAVLAQRYAKRVARERAEAHTAERSETS